One genomic window of Acidovorax radicis includes the following:
- a CDS encoding PAS domain-containing sensor histidine kinase: MADKIRQYDWANHALGPMEGWPMALRFAVETVLSSHFPKCLVWGSGLTTLYNDAFRPILGHKPEALGRPFNEVWAEAWPVVGPLAHRAFEGESTFVEDFPLTINRNGYDEQTYFTFCYSPVRDEAGVVVGLMDTVIETTGKVHAERQLREATVLLSQQVAQRTADRDRLWLRSDALLLVARFDGVIVAVNPAWTDWLGWSERETVGRPMRLFAHSDDDAVLDDEFAQLQKGAQKRQGTLRFCHRDGMVHSVFWTASPADGFIHFVGRDVTEENARAQALQEAEEQLRQGQKMEAMGQLTGGIAHDLNNMLQGIVLPFQIIRQRIAQGRQEEAGKYIDAGLAAARRAASLTQRLLAFSRRQPLDSRPVDMVASLHGLESMIQTTCGENIALQFSLAPDLWAALTDAHQFENAVLNLAINARDAMPSGGTLRITADNVHLDAADNHTVASLDDGDYVCVAVSDTGTGMSDDVLTRAFDPFFTTKPLGQGTGLGLSMIYGFMRQSGGIAVLESSAGQGTRVSLYFKRSQAPAVLEQTEPTTPLSGPRRPDSALVVEDDDTVRALAVELLRDSGFFVMEAASGNAAMALLSGAVHFDLLVSDVGLPGPNGRQVADYAIEKLPAIKVILMTGYAEQAAMSPQFLGARMELLVKPFDAQALVSKVHAVMGMGPAH; encoded by the coding sequence ATGGCCGACAAGATCCGGCAGTACGACTGGGCGAACCATGCCCTGGGGCCCATGGAGGGGTGGCCGATGGCCCTGCGGTTTGCGGTAGAGACCGTGCTTTCGTCGCATTTCCCCAAATGCCTGGTGTGGGGCAGCGGGCTCACCACGCTTTACAACGATGCATTTCGCCCCATCCTGGGCCATAAACCCGAGGCGCTGGGCCGTCCGTTCAACGAGGTGTGGGCCGAGGCATGGCCTGTGGTGGGCCCCCTTGCGCACCGGGCGTTCGAGGGGGAGTCCACCTTCGTCGAAGACTTCCCGCTGACCATCAACCGCAACGGTTACGACGAGCAGACGTACTTCACCTTCTGCTATAGCCCGGTGCGCGACGAGGCAGGCGTGGTGGTGGGCCTGATGGACACGGTGATCGAAACCACCGGCAAGGTGCATGCCGAACGCCAGCTGCGCGAAGCCACCGTGTTGCTCTCGCAGCAGGTGGCCCAGCGCACTGCTGACCGCGACCGCCTGTGGCTGCGCTCGGACGCGCTCTTACTGGTGGCCCGCTTTGACGGCGTCATTGTGGCGGTGAACCCCGCGTGGACTGACTGGCTGGGCTGGAGCGAGCGGGAAACTGTGGGCCGGCCCATGCGGTTGTTCGCACACTCCGACGATGACGCCGTGCTGGACGACGAATTTGCGCAGTTGCAAAAAGGGGCGCAAAAGCGCCAGGGTACGCTGCGGTTTTGCCACCGTGACGGGATGGTGCACTCGGTGTTCTGGACGGCATCGCCGGCCGATGGTTTTATCCACTTCGTGGGCCGCGATGTGACCGAGGAAAACGCCCGCGCGCAGGCGCTGCAAGAGGCCGAAGAGCAGTTGCGCCAGGGCCAGAAGATGGAGGCCATGGGGCAGCTTACCGGCGGTATTGCGCATGACCTCAACAACATGCTGCAGGGCATCGTGTTGCCTTTTCAGATCATCCGCCAGCGCATTGCGCAGGGCCGCCAGGAAGAGGCGGGCAAATACATCGATGCGGGCCTGGCCGCAGCCCGCCGCGCAGCCTCGCTCACGCAGCGCCTGCTGGCGTTTTCACGCCGCCAGCCACTGGACTCGCGGCCCGTGGACATGGTGGCCTCGCTCCACGGGCTGGAGTCGATGATCCAGACCACCTGCGGCGAGAACATCGCGCTGCAGTTCTCGTTGGCGCCCGATCTGTGGGCGGCCCTCACTGACGCCCACCAGTTCGAAAACGCCGTGCTCAACCTGGCCATCAACGCCCGCGATGCCATGCCCAGCGGCGGCACGCTGCGCATTACCGCCGACAACGTGCACCTGGATGCGGCCGACAACCACACGGTGGCCAGCCTGGACGATGGCGACTATGTGTGTGTGGCCGTCAGCGACACGGGCACGGGCATGTCGGACGATGTGTTGACCCGCGCCTTCGACCCCTTCTTCACCACCAAGCCGCTGGGCCAGGGCACGGGCCTGGGGCTGTCCATGATCTACGGCTTCATGCGCCAGTCGGGCGGGATTGCGGTGCTGGAGAGTTCGGCGGGGCAGGGCACCCGGGTGTCCTTGTATTTCAAGCGGTCGCAGGCGCCTGCGGTGCTCGAGCAGACCGAGCCCACCACGCCGCTGAGCGGCCCGCGCCGGCCCGATTCGGCCCTGGTGGTGGAGGACGATGACACCGTGCGGGCGCTGGCGGTGGAGTTGTTGCGCGACAGCGGCTTTTTTGTGATGGAGGCCGCCTCCGGCAACGCCGCCATGGCCTTGCTGTCGGGCGCGGTGCACTTTGACCTGCTGGTGTCCGACGTGGGCCTGCCCGGCCCCAATGGCCGCCAGGTGGCGGATTACGCTATCGAAAAGCTGCCCGCCATCAAGGTCATTTTGATGACCGGCTATGCAGAACAGGCCGCCATGAGCCCGCAGTTTCTGGGCGCGCGGATGGAGTTGCTGGTCAAGCCTTTCGACGCCCAGGCGCTGGTCAGCAAGGTGCACGCGGTGATGGGAATGGGCCCGGCGCACTGA
- a CDS encoding IS5 family transposase → MKQSSLGLSNTTKRTRKREFLDAMELVVPWAELVSLIEPYAPEIGRRGQQPFAVQTLLRIHFMQQWFKLSDPAMEEALHDVPAFRDFAGLSHWDEHIPSESSILRFRHLLERHKLADQILATVNALLQAKGLQLKAGTVVDATLIAAPTSTKNEGKARDPEMHQSKKGNEWYFGMKAHIGVDADSGLVHSVRGTSGNVNDVIEANSLLHGQETDAFGDAGYQGVDKRPDANKNVRWHVAMRPGLRRALDKNKPVDALIDQLERTKASIRAKVEHPFRVLKQQFGYVKVRYRGLMKNTAQIVTLFALGNLWMARHKLLACMGQVRVQGA, encoded by the coding sequence ATGAAGCAAAGCAGCCTGGGCCTGAGCAATACCACCAAGCGCACACGCAAGCGCGAGTTCCTTGATGCGATGGAGTTGGTGGTGCCCTGGGCCGAGTTGGTCTCGCTCATTGAGCCCTACGCCCCAGAGATCGGACGCCGGGGCCAGCAGCCCTTTGCGGTGCAGACCCTGCTGCGTATCCATTTCATGCAGCAGTGGTTCAAGCTTAGCGACCCAGCCATGGAAGAGGCACTGCACGACGTGCCAGCCTTTCGGGACTTTGCCGGCCTGTCTCACTGGGACGAACACATTCCCAGTGAATCGAGCATCCTGCGTTTTCGGCATCTGCTGGAGCGCCACAAACTGGCCGATCAGATCCTCGCTACGGTCAATGCCCTGCTGCAAGCCAAAGGGCTGCAACTCAAAGCAGGCACGGTGGTGGATGCCACGCTGATTGCGGCGCCGACGTCCACCAAGAATGAAGGCAAGGCACGAGACCCCGAGATGCATCAAAGCAAGAAGGGCAACGAGTGGTACTTTGGCATGAAGGCTCACATTGGCGTGGATGCGGATTCAGGCCTGGTGCACAGCGTGCGCGGCACCAGTGGCAATGTGAACGACGTGATAGAAGCCAACAGCCTGCTGCACGGGCAAGAAACGGATGCCTTTGGCGATGCGGGCTACCAAGGAGTGGACAAGCGGCCCGATGCCAACAAGAACGTGCGCTGGCATGTAGCCATGCGCCCGGGGTTGCGCCGGGCTTTGGACAAAAACAAGCCTGTGGATGCGCTGATCGACCAACTTGAACGCACCAAGGCCAGCATCCGGGCCAAGGTGGAGCACCCGTTCAGAGTGCTCAAGCAGCAGTTCGGGTACGTGAAGGTGCGCTACCGGGGGCTCATGAAGAACACGGCGCAGATCGTCACGCTGTTTGCGCTGGGCAATCTGTGGATGGCAAGGCACAAGTTGCTGGCCTGCATGGGGCAGGTGCGCGTGCAGGGGGCGTAA
- a CDS encoding LysR family transcriptional regulator, with protein sequence MTNTLAALPTQPPGADRIELMRTFVRIVEAGSLSAAAQQLGTSQPTVSRRLQALERSLGIKLLQRSTHVMKLTEDGDRCFAHAKALLEDWRAMEDDLRGTADTPRGTLRVLAPHAFGQDQFIAPLMAYLRRYPEVDVEWMLHDRRPNFIAEGIDCAIQVGAVDDPSVVAVRLAEVPRIVLAAPALMAGRPTPQHAQDLQPLPWLALSTFYRREVTLTQEPGGEAHTFGITPRLATDSLYALRSAALAGLGACISSAWIVDNDVRQGNLLHLVPNWHAAPLPVYLVYPYARFYPARLRLFLEAMRGAMPGLVGMRAVGSGAACGASENGRSTSC encoded by the coding sequence ATGACCAACACCCTCGCGGCCCTCCCGACCCAGCCACCCGGCGCCGACCGCATCGAGCTGATGCGGACCTTTGTCCGCATCGTCGAGGCCGGCAGCCTGTCTGCCGCCGCCCAGCAACTGGGCACCAGCCAGCCCACCGTGAGCCGCCGCCTGCAGGCGCTGGAGCGCAGCCTGGGCATCAAGCTGCTGCAGCGCTCCACCCATGTGATGAAGTTGACGGAAGACGGCGACCGCTGCTTTGCCCACGCCAAGGCCCTGCTGGAAGATTGGCGCGCCATGGAAGACGACCTGCGCGGCACCGCCGACACCCCGCGCGGCACCCTGCGCGTGCTGGCACCCCACGCCTTTGGGCAAGACCAGTTCATCGCCCCGCTGATGGCCTACCTGCGCCGCTACCCCGAGGTGGACGTGGAATGGATGCTGCACGACCGCCGCCCCAATTTCATCGCCGAAGGCATCGACTGCGCCATCCAGGTCGGCGCGGTGGACGACCCCAGCGTGGTGGCGGTGCGCCTAGCCGAGGTGCCCCGCATCGTGCTGGCCGCCCCCGCCCTCATGGCCGGGCGCCCCACGCCCCAGCACGCGCAAGACCTGCAGCCCCTGCCCTGGCTGGCCCTGAGCACCTTCTACCGCCGCGAGGTCACGCTGACCCAAGAGCCCGGCGGCGAGGCCCACACCTTCGGCATCACCCCGCGTTTGGCCACCGACAGCCTGTACGCCCTGCGCAGCGCCGCCTTGGCCGGGCTGGGGGCGTGCATTTCATCGGCATGGATCGTGGACAACGATGTGCGGCAGGGGAACTTGCTGCACCTGGTGCCCAACTGGCATGCAGCGCCGCTGCCGGTGTACTTGGTGTACCCGTATGCACGGTTTTATCCGGCGCGGCTGCGGTTGTTTTTGGAGGCGATGCGGGGGGCGATGCCGGGGTTGGTGGGGATGCGGGCGGTGGGGTCAGGAGCTGCCTGTGGGGCAAGTGAGAACGGACGCTCAACGTCGTGTTGA
- a CDS encoding MFS transporter, with protein MSSIQNVHARGAVGVAPVAPPAEGPVGAESTVSAPLLLLLATTAGLSVASLYYSQPILGVLGPDMQADSRVVGLVPTLTQLGYALGILLLAPLGDRFDRRRIIVIKSIALMLALLLSGLAPGMGALLAASLAVGLAATVAQDVVPAAATLAPAAQRGRMVGTVMTGLLLGILLSRVVSGFVAQQWGWRTVYVAAAVAIALLTVAVWRGLPRFAPTTQLGYGALIGSMVALWRQHAALRRAAWAQGLLAVGFSAFWSTLAVMLHSQFGLGTAAAGAFGLAGAAGALAAPLAGRLADKRGPEVVTRYGAGLAAASFAVMALAPLLPAQAQLGLIVVSAIGFDFGVQATLVAHQTIVYGIDPAARSRLNALLFTGMFIGMSAGAALGSLALAQWSWVGVVALATVASLAALAVRVWRPLARI; from the coding sequence ATGTCTTCCATTCAAAATGTGCATGCAAGGGGTGCGGTGGGCGTGGCCCCGGTAGCGCCGCCTGCTGAAGGTCCAGTGGGTGCAGAAAGCACAGTGAGCGCGCCGCTGCTGTTGCTGCTGGCGACCACGGCGGGGCTGAGCGTGGCGTCGCTGTATTACAGCCAACCCATACTGGGCGTGCTGGGGCCCGACATGCAGGCCGACAGCCGCGTGGTGGGGCTGGTGCCCACGCTCACGCAGCTGGGGTATGCGCTGGGCATCTTGCTGCTGGCGCCGCTGGGCGACCGGTTTGACCGGCGCCGCATCATCGTCATCAAGTCCATTGCGCTGATGCTGGCCTTGCTGCTGAGCGGCCTGGCGCCCGGCATGGGCGCGCTGCTGGCGGCCAGCCTGGCCGTGGGCCTGGCGGCCACGGTGGCGCAAGACGTGGTGCCCGCCGCCGCCACGCTGGCCCCGGCTGCGCAGCGCGGGCGCATGGTGGGCACGGTGATGACGGGGCTGCTGCTGGGCATTTTGTTGTCGCGCGTGGTCAGCGGCTTTGTGGCGCAGCAGTGGGGCTGGCGCACGGTGTATGTGGCGGCGGCGGTGGCCATTGCGCTGCTGACAGTGGCCGTGTGGCGCGGGTTGCCGCGCTTTGCGCCCACCACGCAGCTGGGCTATGGCGCGCTGATCGGCTCGATGGTGGCGCTGTGGCGGCAGCACGCTGCGCTGCGCCGTGCGGCCTGGGCGCAGGGGCTGTTGGCCGTGGGCTTTAGTGCGTTCTGGTCCACGCTGGCGGTGATGCTGCACAGCCAGTTTGGGCTGGGCACGGCGGCGGCGGGCGCGTTTGGCCTGGCCGGGGCGGCGGGTGCACTGGCTGCACCGTTGGCCGGGCGCCTGGCCGACAAGCGTGGGCCCGAGGTGGTGACGCGCTATGGCGCCGGGCTGGCTGCCGCGTCGTTTGCGGTGATGGCGCTGGCACCGCTGCTGCCTGCGCAGGCCCAGCTGGGTTTGATCGTGGTCAGTGCCATCGGCTTTGACTTTGGCGTGCAGGCCACGCTGGTGGCGCACCAGACCATCGTGTACGGCATCGACCCTGCGGCGCGCAGCCGGCTCAATGCGCTGCTGTTCACCGGCATGTTCATCGGCATGTCGGCCGGGGCGGCGCTGGGCAGCCTGGCGCTGGCGCAGTGGAGCTGGGTGGGGGTGGTGGCGCTGGCTACGGTGGCTTCGCTCGCGGCCCTGGCGGTGCGGGTGTGGAGGCCATTGGCAAGAATTTGA
- a CDS encoding IS5 family transposase — protein sequence MKQSSLDLNLSTKKTRKQELLAQMDRVVPWAALLDVIAPYYPEGKNGRPPFALETMLRIHCMQQWFTLSDLAMEEALFDTPIYRDFAGLDAHGRMPDESTILRFRHRLEKHKLAEQILATVNELLAAQGLLLKAGTAVDATLIAAPSSTKNKDRKRDPEMHSSQKGNEWHFGMKAHIGVDADSGLVHTVIGTSGNVADVVEGNSLLHGQEKDGFGDAGYQGVHKRPDARAGVTWHIAMRPGKRKELDKEHNLVDALIDQMEKIKASIRAKVEHPFRVIKRQFGYVKARYRGLKKNTLQLKTLFALSNLWMVRHQLLGAQA from the coding sequence ATGAAGCAAAGCAGCCTTGACCTGAACCTGAGCACCAAGAAGACCCGCAAACAGGAACTGCTGGCCCAGATGGATCGGGTGGTTCCCTGGGCTGCATTGCTCGATGTCATTGCCCCGTATTACCCCGAGGGCAAGAACGGCCGCCCACCCTTTGCCCTGGAGACCATGCTGCGCATCCACTGCATGCAGCAGTGGTTTACCTTGTCGGATCTGGCGATGGAGGAAGCCCTCTTTGACACCCCGATCTACCGGGATTTTGCAGGGCTTGATGCCCATGGACGAATGCCTGACGAGAGCACCATTTTGAGGTTTCGCCACCGGCTGGAGAAGCACAAGCTGGCCGAGCAGATTCTGGCCACCGTCAACGAACTGCTGGCAGCGCAGGGCTTGCTGCTCAAGGCGGGCACTGCGGTAGACGCCACGTTGATCGCAGCGCCCAGCTCTACCAAGAACAAGGACAGAAAGCGCGATCCAGAGATGCACTCAAGCCAAAAGGGCAATGAATGGCACTTTGGCATGAAGGCCCACATTGGCGTGGACGCGGACTCAGGACTGGTGCACACCGTCATCGGAACCTCGGGCAACGTGGCCGACGTTGTAGAAGGCAACAGCTTGCTGCACGGGCAAGAAAAAGACGGGTTTGGTGACGCGGGCTATCAAGGCGTTCACAAGCGCCCGGATGCCAGGGCGGGCGTGACGTGGCACATAGCGATGCGCCCGGGCAAGCGCAAAGAGCTGGACAAAGAGCACAACCTCGTTGACGCGCTCATAGACCAGATGGAGAAGATCAAGGCAAGCATCCGGGCCAAGGTGGAGCATCCCTTTAGGGTGATCAAGCGGCAGTTTGGATATGTGAAGGCGCGCTACCGGGGATTGAAGAAGAACACACTGCAGCTCAAGACGCTGTTTGCGCTGTCCAACCTGTGGATGGTGCGCCACCAATTGCTGGGGGCGCAGGCATGA
- a CDS encoding MFS transporter, with product MTSSSTMLRLISLAAFSSMASMRVCDPMLVALSQDFSITTGDASAVIAAFAVAYGVLQLVYGPLGDRIGKLRVIIGATSACALFSAMTALAPSFTLLVVARAAMGAAAAGIIPLSMAWIGDQVPYEQRQETLARLMVATVTGMMAGQWFGGFATETLGWRTALGVLALLFTAAAVLLFRHARGSGALQPHAAGDAGASFSLATYLANTMALLRIPRVRWVLIVVAIEGALAFGTLAFVPARMVGGFGLSASAAGGVMVLYGLGGLIYSLFARRWLAMMGEQGLALTGGALIAMGLLALAWAPVVAWAVGGCFLAGIGFYMLHNTLQVQATQMAPHARGTAVTLFACLLFLGQSTGVLVVAFSVDRGWLPAVFSLAALGVFALGLVVSRQVQGRGTVAAGA from the coding sequence ATGACATCTTCCTCGACCATGCTCCGGCTCATCAGCCTGGCCGCTTTTTCCAGCATGGCATCCATGCGTGTGTGCGACCCGATGCTGGTCGCCTTGTCCCAGGATTTCAGCATCACCACCGGCGACGCCTCGGCGGTGATCGCCGCATTTGCGGTGGCCTATGGGGTGTTGCAACTGGTGTATGGGCCGCTGGGTGATCGCATCGGCAAATTGCGGGTCATCATCGGCGCCACATCGGCTTGCGCGCTGTTCAGTGCCATGACGGCGCTGGCACCCAGCTTCACGTTGCTGGTGGTGGCCCGGGCAGCGATGGGCGCGGCGGCGGCGGGGATCATTCCGTTGTCCATGGCCTGGATTGGCGATCAGGTGCCTTACGAGCAGCGGCAGGAAACCCTGGCCCGCCTCATGGTGGCCACCGTGACCGGGATGATGGCGGGGCAATGGTTTGGCGGCTTTGCCACCGAGACGCTGGGCTGGCGCACTGCGCTGGGCGTGCTCGCGCTGCTGTTTACGGCAGCGGCGGTATTGCTGTTTCGCCATGCGCGCGGCAGTGGGGCCCTGCAGCCCCATGCGGCAGGTGATGCGGGGGCCTCTTTTTCGCTGGCGACGTATTTGGCAAATACCATGGCGCTTTTGCGCATTCCGCGCGTGCGCTGGGTGCTGATCGTGGTGGCCATCGAGGGCGCGCTGGCATTTGGCACGCTGGCTTTTGTGCCGGCACGCATGGTGGGCGGCTTTGGGTTGTCGGCCTCGGCGGCCGGGGGCGTGATGGTGCTGTATGGGCTGGGCGGGTTGATCTATAGCCTGTTTGCGCGGCGCTGGCTGGCCATGATGGGTGAACAGGGCTTGGCGCTGACGGGTGGGGCGCTGATCGCCATGGGGTTGCTGGCACTGGCGTGGGCGCCCGTGGTGGCCTGGGCCGTGGGCGGGTGTTTTCTGGCGGGGATCGGGTTTTACATGCTGCACAACACCCTGCAGGTGCAGGCCACGCAGATGGCGCCCCACGCGCGTGGCACCGCTGTCACGTTGTTTGCGTGCCTGCTGTTTCTGGGCCAATCCACAGGGGTGCTGGTGGTCGCGTTCAGTGTGGACCGGGGTTGGCTGCCTGCGGTGTTTTCGTTGGCGGCGTTGGGGGTATTTGCGCTGGGTCTTGTGGTGTCGCGCCAGGTGCAAGGGCGTGGCACTGTGGCTGCGGGGGCTTGA
- a CDS encoding methionine ABC transporter ATP-binding protein: MIDLRGITQTYQGSQGPVEALRGIDLHITSGEVFGIIGKSGAGKSSLVRVINLLNRPTTGQVIVGGRDLTQLGDAQLREARREIGMVFQHFNLLSSRTVFDNAALPLELAGMSKSDIRERVNPLLELVGLSALANRYPAQISGGQKQRVGIARALASRPKVLLSDEATSALDPETTRSILDLLRQVNRELGLTVVLITHQMQVIKQVADRVAVIEAGRIVEQGRVLDVFTRPQQAITKSLVDEILPQELPASVLGHVRKLAGQLGEGRTGQLLRLSYAGDSAYQPILSQLIRQFGVDMSILHGQVDEIQDETFGSLAVYASGAADSVRGAVAHLRAGGVAVEEVAVQA, encoded by the coding sequence ATGATCGACTTACGGGGTATTACCCAAACCTACCAGGGCTCCCAAGGCCCGGTCGAGGCCCTGCGCGGCATCGACCTTCACATCACGTCGGGCGAGGTGTTCGGCATCATCGGTAAAAGCGGGGCGGGCAAAAGCTCGCTGGTGCGCGTCATCAATCTGCTCAACCGGCCCACCACGGGCCAGGTCATCGTGGGCGGGCGTGATCTCACGCAACTGGGCGATGCGCAACTGCGCGAGGCCCGCCGCGAGATCGGCATGGTGTTCCAGCACTTCAACCTGCTGTCGTCGCGCACCGTGTTTGACAACGCCGCGCTGCCGCTGGAGCTTGCAGGCATGAGCAAATCGGACATCCGCGAGCGGGTGAACCCGCTGCTGGAGCTGGTGGGCCTGTCGGCCCTGGCCAACCGCTACCCGGCACAGATCAGTGGCGGGCAAAAGCAGCGTGTGGGCATTGCGCGTGCGCTGGCCAGCCGCCCCAAGGTGTTGCTGAGCGACGAAGCCACATCGGCGCTGGACCCTGAGACGACACGCTCCATCCTCGACCTGCTGCGCCAGGTCAACCGCGAGCTGGGCCTGACGGTGGTGCTCATCACGCACCAGATGCAGGTCATCAAGCAGGTGGCCGACCGCGTGGCCGTGATCGAAGCCGGCCGCATCGTGGAGCAGGGCCGGGTGCTGGACGTGTTCACGCGCCCGCAGCAGGCCATCACCAAGAGCCTGGTCGACGAAATATTGCCGCAAGAGCTGCCCGCCAGCGTGCTGGGCCATGTGCGCAAGCTCGCGGGCCAGCTGGGTGAGGGACGAACCGGCCAACTGCTGCGCCTGTCGTACGCTGGCGACAGCGCCTACCAGCCCATCCTGTCGCAGCTGATCCGCCAGTTTGGTGTGGACATGAGCATCCTGCACGGCCAGGTGGACGAGATCCAGGATGAAACCTTTGGCTCGCTGGCCGTGTACGCCAGCGGCGCGGCCGACAGTGTGCGGGGCGCCGTGGCGCACCTGCGTGCTGGTGGTGTGGCAGTCGAAGAAGTCGCCGTCCAGGCCTAG